One Agelaius phoeniceus isolate bAgePho1 chromosome 8, bAgePho1.hap1, whole genome shotgun sequence genomic region harbors:
- the LPAR3 gene encoding lysophosphatidic acid receptor 3 isoform X1, which translates to MNECYYDKRMDFFYNRTKTDTADEWTGPQLIGVLCFGTFFCIFIFISNSLVIAAVVKNKRFHFPFYYLLANLAAADFFAGIAYVFLMFNTGPVSKTLTVNRWFLRQGLLDTSLTASLVNLLVIAVERHMSIMRMKIHSNLTKKRVTFLIISIWAIAIFMGAVPTLGWNCLCDITVCSSLAPIYSRSYLVFWSVLNLVVFFIMVVVYIRIYMYVQRKTNVLSSHTSGSISRRRTPVKLMKTVMTVLGAFVVCWTPGLVVLLLDGLNCTDCGIQHVKRWFLLLALLNSVMNPIIYSYKDDEMWATMKRMICCSSEDRSQERRSSRIPSTVLCRSTDISGHYIEDGIIQGTICGKGDLGDKGNS; encoded by the exons ATGAACGAATGCTACTATGACAAGCGCATGGACTTTTTCTACAACAGGACAAAGACGGACACAGCGGATGAGTGGACAGGACCACAGCTCATCGGCGTTCTGTGCTTTGGCACCTTCTTCTGCATCTTCATTTTTATCTCAAATTCCTTGGTCATAGCAGCTGTGGTGAAGAACAAGAGGTTTCACTTTCCCTTTTACTATCTTCTGGCCAACCTAGCAGCTGCAGACTTTTTTGCTGGAATCGCCTACGTGTTCTTGATGTTCAACACGGGCCCGGTGTCAAAGACGCTGACAGTCAACCGCTGGTTCCTGCGCCAGGGTCTGCTGGACACCAGCCTGACGGCGTCCCTGGTGAACCTCCTGGTCATCGCCGTGGAGCGCCACATGTCCATCATGCGCATGAAGATCCACAGCAACCTCACCAAGAAGAGGGTCACCTTCCTAATCATATCCATCTGGGCCATTGCTATTTTCATGGGCGCCGTTCCGACCCTGGGGTGGAACTGCCTCTGTGACATTACTGTCTGCTCGTCGCTGGCACCCATTTACAGCAGAAGTTACCTGGTGTTCTGGAGTGTCTTAAACCTGGTTGTCTTCTTCATTATGGTGGTGGTTTACATAAGAATCTACATGTACGTCCAGAGGAAAACCAACGTCTTGTCCTCACACACCAGCGGGTCCATCAGCCGGAGGAGAACGCCTGTGAAGCTGATGAAGACTGTCATGACTGTCTTAG GTGCCTTTGTTGTCTGCTGGACCCCTGGCCTGGTCGTCTTGTTGCTTGATGGACTGAACTGTACTGACTGTGGGATTCAGCATGTTAAAAGGTGGTTTCTTCTCCTGGCCCTGTTGAACTCTGTGATGAATCCAATAATTTATTCATACAAAGATGATGAGATGTGGGCTACCATGAAAAGGATGATTTGCTGCTCCTCTGAGGATAGGAGCCAGGAGAGACGCTCATCCCGGATCCCCTCGACAGTTCTCTGCAGGAGCACGGATATCTCGGGCCACTACATTGAAGATGGCATTATTCAAGGGACAATTTGTGGAAAAGGAGATCTTGGTGACAAAGGAAACTCCTGA
- the LPAR3 gene encoding lysophosphatidic acid receptor 3 isoform X2 encodes MNECYYDKRMDFFYNRTKTDTADEWTGPQLIGVLCFGTFFCIFIFISNSLVIAAVVKNKRFHFPFYYLLANLAAADFFAGIAYVFLMFNTGPVSKTLTVNRWFLRQGLLDTSLTASLVNLLVIAVERHMSIMRMKIHSNLTKKRVTFLIISIWAIAIFMGAVPTLGWNCLCDITVCSSLAPIYSRSYLVFWSVLNLVVFFIMVVVYIRIYMYVQRKTNVLSSHTSGSISRRRTPVKLMKTVMTVLAELLCLSMQSLGGSSGRRCLCCLLDPWPGRLVA; translated from the exons ATGAACGAATGCTACTATGACAAGCGCATGGACTTTTTCTACAACAGGACAAAGACGGACACAGCGGATGAGTGGACAGGACCACAGCTCATCGGCGTTCTGTGCTTTGGCACCTTCTTCTGCATCTTCATTTTTATCTCAAATTCCTTGGTCATAGCAGCTGTGGTGAAGAACAAGAGGTTTCACTTTCCCTTTTACTATCTTCTGGCCAACCTAGCAGCTGCAGACTTTTTTGCTGGAATCGCCTACGTGTTCTTGATGTTCAACACGGGCCCGGTGTCAAAGACGCTGACAGTCAACCGCTGGTTCCTGCGCCAGGGTCTGCTGGACACCAGCCTGACGGCGTCCCTGGTGAACCTCCTGGTCATCGCCGTGGAGCGCCACATGTCCATCATGCGCATGAAGATCCACAGCAACCTCACCAAGAAGAGGGTCACCTTCCTAATCATATCCATCTGGGCCATTGCTATTTTCATGGGCGCCGTTCCGACCCTGGGGTGGAACTGCCTCTGTGACATTACTGTCTGCTCGTCGCTGGCACCCATTTACAGCAGAAGTTACCTGGTGTTCTGGAGTGTCTTAAACCTGGTTGTCTTCTTCATTATGGTGGTGGTTTACATAAGAATCTACATGTACGTCCAGAGGAAAACCAACGTCTTGTCCTCACACACCAGCGGGTCCATCAGCCGGAGGAGAACGCCTGTGAAGCTGATGAAGACTGTCATGACTGTCTTAG ctgaatTACTGTGTCTGAGCATGCAGAGcctgggagggagcagtggAAGGAG GTGCCTTTGTTGTCTGCTGGACCCCTGGCCTGGTCGTCTTGTTGCTTGA